In Nitrobacteraceae bacterium AZCC 1564, the following proteins share a genomic window:
- a CDS encoding acyl-CoA thioesterase (product_source=COG1946; cath_funfam=3.30.70.330; cog=COG1946; pfam=PF13622; superfamily=54637): MIDFTTLMGSIATNGDICTVTATDDWLQGRTIYGGLAAAFCLESVSRQFGDLPPLRSAQFSFVGPATGSLTIRPAILRKGKSTTFVGAELMGDAGLATRATFCFGAERQSAVEYGKLAAPDVPDPDACPNFFRKLPGLNFAQHFDGRLAAGSFPFSGADDPTIALWMRHQDDAEPNSTAALVALTDAPPPAALLLFKDFGPISTMTWSIDLLTDKLETTNGWWLIRTQAESVLHGYSSQGTVVFNAARQPVLVSRQNVAVFM; the protein is encoded by the coding sequence ATGATTGATTTTACGACATTGATGGGAAGCATCGCGACGAATGGCGACATCTGCACGGTCACAGCAACAGACGACTGGCTACAGGGCCGGACGATCTATGGTGGTCTCGCGGCTGCATTTTGCCTGGAGAGCGTATCGCGCCAGTTCGGCGACCTGCCACCACTGCGTTCTGCACAGTTTTCCTTCGTGGGGCCCGCAACCGGCAGCCTGACCATCCGGCCGGCGATTCTTCGCAAAGGAAAATCAACGACCTTCGTTGGCGCGGAGCTGATGGGGGATGCCGGTCTCGCCACCCGTGCAACCTTCTGCTTTGGTGCAGAGCGGCAGTCCGCGGTTGAGTATGGCAAGCTCGCAGCGCCAGACGTGCCTGATCCGGACGCTTGCCCGAACTTCTTTCGCAAGCTTCCAGGACTTAATTTCGCGCAGCATTTCGATGGCCGGCTGGCCGCCGGAAGTTTTCCGTTCAGCGGTGCGGACGATCCCACGATCGCCCTGTGGATGCGCCATCAGGATGATGCGGAACCAAATTCCACCGCGGCACTCGTTGCTTTGACCGACGCGCCACCGCCGGCAGCGTTGTTGCTGTTCAAAGACTTCGGCCCGATCAGCACCATGACCTGGTCTATCGACCTTTTGACGGACAAGCTCGAGACGACGAATGGCTGGTGGCTGATCAGAACCCAGGCCGAAAGCGTCCTGCACGGCTACTCCAGTCAAGGCACCGTCGTCTTCAATGCCGCACGACAGCCCGTGCTGGTCTCCCGGCAGAATGTGGCGGTGTTCATGTGA
- a CDS encoding hypothetical protein (product_source=Hypo-rule applied; superfamily=47240), protein MNQFVSPKGIDQSKLSKLFDDVPKPDRAEWAKALAAMKPWMTPEKFAETEKIHWRMFERANRWFEPSTKTEPKKGE, encoded by the coding sequence ATGAATCAGTTCGTGTCGCCGAAAGGCATTGATCAGAGTAAGCTGTCCAAGCTTTTTGATGATGTTCCGAAGCCGGATCGGGCTGAATGGGCCAAGGCACTCGCGGCAATGAAGCCTTGGATGACTCCGGAAAAATTCGCCGAGACCGAGAAGATTCACTGGCGCATGTTTGAGCGTGCAAACCGCTGGTTCGAGCCGAGCACGAAGACTGAGCCCAAAAAAGGCGAGTGA
- a CDS encoding MFS family permease (product_source=COG0477; cath_funfam=1.20.1250.20; cog=COG0477; pfam=PF05977; superfamily=103473,54909; transmembrane_helix_parts=Inside_1_30,TMhelix_31_53,Outside_54_62,TMhelix_63_85,Inside_86_91,TMhelix_92_114,Outside_115_176,TMhelix_177_199,Inside_200_237,TMhelix_238_260,Outside_261_269,TMhelix_270_292,Inside_293_304,TMhelix_305_322,Outside_323_325,TMhelix_326_348,Inside_349_354,TMhelix_355_377,Outside_378_391,TMhelix_392_409,Inside_410_566), with product MSSTTDKPVKRSFRTADGIAAPLRHAVFRRIWLASLLSNLGLMINGVGAAWAMTQMTSSADMVALVQTALMLPIMLLSLAAGAMADMYDRRVVGLVALSIGLTGAIALSVLAHIGAITPNSLLMFCFMIGSGMALFGPAWQASVSEQVPPDTLPSAVALNGISYNIARSFGPALGGLIVAAAGAVAAFVANVLLYIPLLTVLYLWRRTLEPSRLPPERLRRAVVSGVRYIVHSPPIRIVLYRTLVTGIAGGSVLALLPLVARDILKGDAQTYGLMLGCFGMGGVLGALNISSVRRYLSSERAVRLCALTMGIAIGVLALSHHSVLTGAALVVAGASWMVSVTLFNIGVQLSTPRWVAGRALAAYQAAIAGGVAIGSWLWGHVANEVGVDKALMIAGATMFLSPLLVIWLRMPAVEGSDHDATDALAEPEVNLSITPRSGPIVIEVEYRVNQDQAREFYDLMQRVQSTRQRNGAYDWSISRDLADPELWTERYHCPTWLDYLRQRNRSTRSERELHLKAIAFHLGPEPIRVRRMLERPLGSVRWKDETPDPSKKSELPITASTNSGV from the coding sequence GTGAGCTCGACGACCGACAAACCTGTCAAACGTTCATTCCGCACAGCCGATGGCATTGCAGCGCCGCTGCGGCACGCGGTCTTCCGGCGGATATGGCTGGCAAGTCTGCTGTCCAACCTTGGGTTGATGATCAATGGCGTCGGCGCGGCTTGGGCGATGACCCAGATGACGTCGTCCGCCGACATGGTTGCCCTGGTGCAAACCGCGTTGATGCTGCCGATCATGCTGCTGTCGCTGGCGGCCGGCGCCATGGCAGACATGTACGACCGACGCGTCGTCGGTCTCGTGGCGCTGTCGATTGGCCTGACCGGGGCAATCGCACTGTCCGTGCTGGCACATATCGGCGCGATTACCCCCAACAGCCTGCTGATGTTCTGTTTCATGATCGGCAGTGGCATGGCTCTGTTCGGTCCGGCCTGGCAAGCATCGGTCAGCGAACAGGTTCCGCCGGACACCCTGCCCTCGGCAGTCGCGCTGAACGGCATCAGCTACAACATCGCCCGTAGTTTCGGTCCGGCTCTGGGTGGCCTGATCGTCGCGGCGGCGGGCGCGGTCGCGGCCTTTGTGGCCAACGTGTTGCTCTATATTCCGCTGCTCACGGTGCTTTACCTGTGGCGCCGAACGCTGGAACCCTCGCGGCTCCCACCGGAGCGACTGCGCCGGGCCGTCGTGTCCGGGGTACGCTATATCGTTCACTCACCGCCAATCCGGATTGTGCTTTACCGGACGCTTGTCACCGGCATCGCCGGCGGCTCGGTGCTGGCACTTCTGCCCCTCGTCGCCCGTGACATTCTCAAGGGCGATGCGCAGACGTACGGACTGATGCTTGGCTGTTTCGGCATGGGCGGCGTGCTGGGTGCCCTGAACATATCGAGCGTCCGCAGATATCTCAGCAGTGAACGCGCAGTCCGCCTGTGTGCCCTGACAATGGGCATTGCGATTGGCGTGCTCGCGCTGAGCCACCATTCGGTATTGACCGGCGCGGCGCTCGTCGTCGCCGGAGCTTCCTGGATGGTTTCGGTAACGCTCTTCAACATCGGCGTGCAGCTATCGACGCCGCGATGGGTCGCTGGCCGGGCGCTGGCCGCCTATCAGGCCGCGATTGCTGGCGGAGTTGCCATCGGAAGCTGGTTGTGGGGCCACGTCGCGAACGAAGTCGGAGTCGATAAGGCGCTGATGATCGCTGGAGCGACGATGTTCCTGTCCCCGTTGCTCGTGATCTGGTTACGCATGCCGGCCGTCGAAGGATCTGACCACGACGCAACCGACGCGCTGGCGGAACCAGAGGTCAACCTCTCCATCACGCCACGCAGCGGCCCGATTGTCATCGAGGTGGAATATCGGGTGAATCAGGATCAAGCTCGGGAATTCTACGACCTGATGCAAAGGGTGCAGTCGACACGGCAGCGCAACGGAGCCTACGACTGGTCGATCTCCCGTGATCTGGCCGACCCTGAGCTATGGACGGAACGCTATCACTGCCCAACGTGGCTGGACTATTTGCGCCAGCGCAACCGCTCGACGCGGTCTGAGCGCGAACTGCATCTCAAGGCCATCGCATTTCACTTGGGGCCGGAACCGATCCGCGTGCGCCGCATGCTCGAGCGTCCATTGGGCTCGGTCCGCTGGAAGGATGAGACGCCGGATCCTAGCAAGAAGAGCGAACTACCGATCACGGCATCCACCAACAGCGGCGTGTAG
- a CDS encoding hypothetical protein (product_source=Hypo-rule applied; superfamily=103473; transmembrane_helix_parts=Inside_1_36,TMhelix_37_56,Outside_57_160), whose translation MPSESALAGKISRRVIVETMSPAIRTQKARRPNWDRLFIICAVLIAVSAILLLYTIEQPPDNARVVADEQRRTYASTPCVIFNKLDRELIANRGEISDPSKPLQLLWFANEKTMRDIRADPKWTRDKACNYATGFDQIVTVWMRFVGYRSRWSDDGHWRW comes from the coding sequence ATGCCCTCTGAAAGCGCACTTGCCGGGAAAATTTCCAGACGTGTTATTGTCGAAACCATGTCGCCCGCGATCCGGACACAGAAAGCGAGACGGCCGAACTGGGATCGGCTCTTCATTATCTGCGCCGTCCTGATCGCGGTCTCAGCAATTCTCCTATTGTACACCATCGAACAGCCGCCAGATAACGCACGGGTCGTGGCCGACGAACAGCGGCGGACCTACGCCAGTACACCTTGTGTGATTTTCAACAAACTGGATCGCGAACTGATCGCGAACCGCGGAGAGATCAGCGATCCTTCAAAGCCCCTCCAGCTCTTGTGGTTCGCCAACGAGAAGACGATGCGCGACATCAGGGCGGATCCAAAATGGACGCGTGACAAGGCGTGCAACTACGCAACCGGGTTCGACCAGATTGTTACGGTCTGGATGCGCTTTGTCGGGTACCGCTCCCGCTGGTCAGACGACGGGCACTGGCGCTGGTAG
- a CDS encoding tripartite-type tricarboxylate transporter receptor subunit TctC (product_source=COG3181; cath_funfam=3.40.190.10; cog=COG3181; pfam=PF03401; superfamily=53850; transmembrane_helix_parts=Inside_1_12,TMhelix_13_32,Outside_33_334) — protein sequence MRIKTSSRPTRRSVLIGGAAAIGATPFLMRGAKADTWPSRPVKFVVPFAAGGTTDILGRLVAQKLSEEYGQQFIVENKPGAGGNIAADFVAKADPDGHTFLVGTPGTHSINKYVQKNMPYDQLKDIQPVTIIARVPNLMSVSPDVPAKTVAEFIALAKAKPGQLLYGTPGLGSTAHLATELFKSMTGVDIVHVPYKGSAPALTDLVAGRVHVMIDNLPAVLPFAENGNVRPLAVSTATRWPLLPNIPTIAESGVAGYDAAAWFTIAAPAKVSKNIVMQLNASAIKYIKSPDGIERIRKLGGEPIGGTPEEMQAFVVAEMEKWGKVAQFAKITPQ from the coding sequence ATGCGCATCAAGACCTCTTCCCGACCCACACGGCGCTCCGTTCTCATCGGCGGTGCAGCCGCCATCGGCGCGACGCCATTTTTGATGCGCGGTGCGAAAGCAGATACCTGGCCATCACGCCCCGTGAAGTTCGTCGTTCCGTTTGCAGCGGGCGGGACCACCGACATCCTCGGGCGCCTTGTCGCGCAGAAGCTCTCGGAAGAATACGGTCAGCAGTTCATCGTCGAGAACAAGCCCGGCGCCGGCGGCAATATCGCGGCGGACTTCGTCGCGAAGGCGGATCCGGACGGACACACCTTCCTGGTCGGCACGCCCGGCACCCATTCAATCAACAAGTATGTTCAGAAGAACATGCCGTATGACCAGCTCAAGGATATCCAGCCGGTCACCATCATCGCGCGTGTGCCGAACCTGATGTCGGTCAGCCCGGATGTGCCGGCCAAAACGGTTGCCGAATTCATTGCGCTGGCGAAAGCAAAGCCTGGCCAATTGCTATACGGCACGCCGGGACTCGGCAGCACTGCGCATCTCGCAACAGAGCTCTTCAAGTCGATGACCGGCGTCGACATCGTCCATGTTCCCTACAAGGGAAGCGCCCCGGCGCTGACCGATCTGGTCGCAGGCCGCGTGCATGTCATGATCGACAACCTGCCGGCTGTGCTTCCGTTTGCAGAGAACGGCAACGTCCGCCCGCTCGCGGTGAGCACCGCCACGCGGTGGCCGCTGCTGCCGAACATTCCGACCATCGCCGAGTCCGGCGTCGCCGGATACGACGCCGCAGCCTGGTTCACGATTGCCGCGCCGGCCAAGGTATCCAAAAACATCGTGATGCAGTTGAATGCCAGTGCGATCAAATACATCAAGTCTCCCGACGGCATTGAGCGCATCCGCAAGCTCGGCGGCGAGCCGATCGGCGGTACACCGGAGGAAATGCAGGCCTTCGTCGTTGCCGAGATGGAAAAGTGGGGCAAGGTCGCGCAGTTTGCGAAGATCACGCCTCAGTAG
- a CDS encoding DNA-binding beta-propeller fold protein YncE (product_source=COG3391; cath_funfam=2.130.10.10; cleavage_site_network=SignalP-noTM; cog=COG3391; pfam=PF10282; superfamily=50969; transmembrane_helix_parts=Inside_1_12,TMhelix_13_35,Outside_36_392): MFKSVNRVTSLSIGAALLLGASALHTASAAPFMIVGNDEKVMWDGDGKVVLSPAGKDSVLIVDLANPESPKIVATLPLKNSVVGPPVNVDIDPTGSVALVADSVDVTKDGDALKQTLDNKVYVIDMKANPPKLAGTVTAGKQPSGLSFSPNGKMALVANRGDNSITVLSVNGTDVKVTDTVPMGDSVSQVVFTPDGKRALATKFTTHKLSVLDIAGDKVTYNKVDLMAGLWPYNVVVTPNGKLALTADNGNAGSSDGSVDTVSVADLTLNPPRFIDRVVVGDGPEGIAVSPKGNLAAAAILRGSNMKNLFFHKKNGSVSILKIDGNKVTKTQDIEVGGLPEALMFTPDGKYLLVGNYLDSDFSILKVNGTKVTDTGKRFKVPGHPASARMGH, translated from the coding sequence ATGTTCAAGTCTGTTAACCGCGTTACGTCCCTATCCATCGGAGCCGCGCTTTTGCTTGGCGCCTCCGCGCTCCACACCGCAAGCGCTGCGCCCTTCATGATTGTTGGCAACGACGAAAAAGTCATGTGGGATGGCGACGGGAAAGTGGTGCTGTCTCCTGCGGGCAAGGATTCGGTGCTGATCGTCGATCTTGCCAATCCGGAAAGCCCGAAGATCGTCGCGACACTTCCGCTCAAGAACTCTGTGGTCGGCCCCCCTGTTAACGTCGATATCGATCCCACAGGATCGGTGGCGCTGGTCGCGGACTCGGTCGACGTCACCAAGGACGGCGACGCACTGAAGCAGACACTTGATAACAAGGTCTATGTCATCGACATGAAGGCCAATCCGCCGAAGCTCGCCGGCACCGTAACCGCCGGCAAGCAGCCTTCAGGCCTGAGCTTCAGCCCCAACGGCAAGATGGCGCTGGTTGCCAACCGTGGCGACAACTCCATTACGGTGCTCTCGGTAAACGGCACTGATGTGAAGGTCACCGACACGGTGCCGATGGGCGACAGCGTCTCGCAAGTGGTCTTCACTCCAGATGGCAAGCGCGCGCTCGCCACCAAGTTCACGACGCACAAGCTGTCAGTCCTCGATATTGCCGGCGACAAGGTGACCTACAATAAGGTCGACCTGATGGCCGGGCTCTGGCCTTACAACGTGGTCGTAACGCCAAATGGCAAGCTTGCGCTCACCGCGGATAACGGCAACGCGGGATCGTCCGATGGCAGCGTCGACACCGTCAGCGTGGCCGATCTCACTCTCAATCCGCCCCGCTTCATCGATCGCGTTGTGGTGGGTGACGGACCGGAAGGTATTGCCGTCAGCCCGAAAGGCAATCTTGCCGCAGCCGCCATTCTTCGTGGCTCCAACATGAAGAACCTGTTCTTCCACAAAAAGAACGGCAGCGTCTCGATCCTGAAGATCGATGGCAACAAAGTCACCAAGACCCAGGACATCGAAGTCGGCGGCTTGCCGGAAGCGTTGATGTTCACGCCCGACGGGAAATACCTGTTGGTCGGCAATTATCTCGACAGTGATTTCTCGATTCTGAAGGTGAACGGCACCAAGGTCACCGATACCGGTAAGCGATTCAAGGTGCCAGGACATCCGGCATCAGCCCGCATGGGTCATTGA
- a CDS encoding tetratricopeptide (TPR) repeat protein (product_source=COG0457; cath_funfam=1.25.40.10; cog=COG0457; pfam=PF07719,PF13414,PF13432; smart=SM00028; superfamily=48452; transmembrane_helix_parts=Inside_1_6,TMhelix_7_26,Outside_27_347), whose protein sequence is MSHRAESTLWAVAVLSGTLLFAPWGYAQQAVDASSAVGVEKAVGTTGDNQSKPDSAPAVAPMDNATIAAEHVVALIARARGNHAKGDFDRAREDSSEAIRLDPQNAEAFEVRGDAWVGAKRYESAIDDYDAAIRLKPDVARLFARRAVAFGLMRQFRLAVRDYTEAVRLEHSTVMLTDRAGAYKKVRRYDLAIDDQSEAIRLDPNSAELYDNRGQTYAHNNAYDRAIADYNEAIRLKPAASFYLNRGISYQLKGDLDLAIADYDKAIALDDKLALAHNNRGVALHEKGDRRRALSDFTAAIRLDPNLEVAAAHRKALALEIERIGAQMPLKQPAKTACAAGAKNCAK, encoded by the coding sequence ATGAGTCATCGCGCGGAGTCGACGCTTTGGGCTGTGGCCGTCCTCTCAGGCACGCTTTTGTTCGCGCCATGGGGGTACGCCCAGCAAGCCGTGGACGCCTCTTCCGCCGTGGGTGTCGAGAAGGCTGTTGGCACGACTGGAGACAATCAGTCCAAGCCGGACAGTGCGCCAGCGGTCGCCCCCATGGACAACGCCACGATCGCGGCGGAGCACGTCGTCGCGCTCATAGCACGTGCGCGCGGCAACCACGCCAAGGGCGATTTCGACAGGGCGCGGGAGGACAGCAGCGAAGCAATCCGCCTCGACCCACAGAATGCCGAGGCTTTTGAAGTTCGCGGTGACGCCTGGGTCGGCGCCAAGCGCTATGAAAGTGCCATCGACGACTACGATGCCGCGATCCGGTTGAAACCTGATGTTGCGCGCTTGTTCGCGCGCCGCGCAGTCGCGTTCGGATTAATGCGGCAATTTCGCCTTGCTGTGCGCGACTACACGGAAGCCGTGCGTCTTGAACACTCCACAGTGATGCTGACGGACCGCGCCGGCGCTTACAAGAAAGTCCGTCGCTACGATCTTGCGATTGACGATCAAAGCGAAGCGATCAGGCTCGATCCAAATTCTGCAGAGTTGTACGACAATCGTGGCCAGACCTACGCACACAATAACGCTTATGATCGTGCAATTGCGGATTACAACGAAGCTATTCGTTTGAAGCCGGCCGCGAGCTTCTATCTGAATCGAGGCATCTCTTATCAGCTCAAGGGCGATCTTGACCTTGCGATCGCCGATTACGACAAGGCGATCGCGCTCGATGACAAGCTGGCGTTGGCCCACAACAATCGCGGCGTCGCGCTGCACGAAAAAGGGGACCGTCGCCGTGCGCTATCGGATTTCACAGCAGCCATCCGTCTTGACCCCAACCTGGAAGTCGCCGCTGCGCATCGCAAGGCACTGGCACTCGAAATTGAGCGTATTGGTGCGCAAATGCCGTTGAAGCAGCCGGCAAAGACAGCTTGCGCGGCCGGCGCGAAGAACTGCGCGAAATAG
- a CDS encoding propionyl-CoA synthetase (product_source=KO:K01908; cath_funfam=2.30.38.10,3.30.300.30,3.40.50.980; cog=COG0365; ko=KO:K01908; pfam=PF00501,PF13193,PF16177; superfamily=56801) yields MNAISDSRYAEVHARAMRDPEGFWGEAARDIDWIEFPKTIFDPKQGVYGRWFADGILNTCYNALDRHVEGGRADQLALIHHSPLANKVTAFTYKDMLKEVQTLAAVLTDFGVGKGDRVIIYMPMVPEAVMAMLACARIGAIHSVVFGGFAAKELAARIDDAAPRLILSASCGLEPGRTVKYKPLLDEALGLAKAKPEACIILQRPQERCELTAGRDHDWAELRKTALDAGKEAACVPVRATDALYILYTSGTTGVPKGVVRDNGGHAVALKWSMFNLYGVKPGEVWWCGSDIGWVVGHSYIVYAPLFHGATSIMYEGKPVGTPDAGAFWDVISQHKAVAFFTAPTAFRAIKKEDPNGEFIRKYDLSQFRTLFLAGERADPPTVEWAEKQLKVPVIDHWWQTETGWCIAGNPVGLGMLPVKHGSPTVPMPGYQVDVVDEAARPVAPNTMGSIVIKLPMPPACLPTLWQQDERFREAYLSEFPGYYKTSDAGYKDDDGYIFVMGRTDDIINVAGHRLSTGGMEEVLASHADVAECAVLGIKDAVKGEVPCGFLVLKAGVTRPVADVEKEIVALVRERIGPVAAFKLAITVTRLPKTRSGKILRGTIKKIADGDPWTMPATIEDPMVLEEIKTALRGRV; encoded by the coding sequence ATGAATGCCATATCCGACAGTCGTTATGCCGAAGTCCATGCACGCGCAATGCGCGATCCGGAAGGCTTCTGGGGCGAGGCGGCGCGCGACATCGACTGGATCGAATTTCCCAAAACCATTTTCGATCCGAAGCAAGGGGTTTATGGCCGCTGGTTCGCCGACGGCATTTTGAACACCTGCTATAACGCGCTCGATCGTCATGTTGAAGGCGGCCGCGCCGATCAGCTTGCGTTGATCCATCATTCGCCGCTGGCGAACAAGGTCACGGCGTTTACCTACAAAGACATGCTGAAGGAAGTGCAGACGCTGGCGGCGGTACTCACCGACTTCGGCGTCGGCAAGGGCGATCGCGTCATCATCTATATGCCGATGGTGCCGGAAGCAGTGATGGCCATGTTGGCCTGTGCTCGTATCGGCGCCATTCATTCGGTGGTGTTCGGTGGCTTTGCCGCGAAAGAACTGGCCGCACGCATCGACGATGCCGCGCCGAGGCTTATCCTGTCGGCAAGCTGCGGTCTCGAGCCCGGTCGTACTGTCAAATACAAGCCGCTGCTCGATGAAGCGCTTGGCCTTGCGAAGGCTAAGCCTGAAGCCTGCATTATTCTTCAGCGCCCGCAGGAGCGCTGCGAACTGACGGCCGGGCGTGATCACGATTGGGCAGAGCTGCGCAAGACGGCACTTGATGCAGGTAAGGAAGCTGCTTGCGTCCCGGTACGGGCGACCGATGCGCTCTACATTCTCTACACGTCAGGAACGACCGGCGTGCCAAAGGGCGTCGTGCGCGACAACGGCGGCCACGCGGTTGCGCTGAAATGGTCGATGTTCAATCTCTACGGCGTCAAGCCGGGTGAAGTGTGGTGGTGTGGCTCGGATATCGGCTGGGTGGTCGGCCACAGTTACATTGTCTATGCGCCGCTGTTCCATGGCGCGACATCTATCATGTATGAGGGCAAACCGGTCGGCACACCGGATGCTGGTGCGTTCTGGGATGTAATCTCTCAACACAAGGCTGTGGCCTTCTTCACCGCGCCAACCGCGTTCCGGGCGATCAAGAAGGAAGATCCGAACGGTGAATTTATCCGCAAATACGATCTTTCCCAATTCCGTACGCTGTTCCTCGCGGGTGAACGCGCCGATCCGCCGACAGTGGAGTGGGCAGAGAAGCAGTTAAAGGTCCCCGTCATCGATCACTGGTGGCAAACAGAGACAGGCTGGTGCATTGCCGGCAATCCGGTCGGCCTTGGGATGCTGCCGGTGAAACATGGATCGCCCACAGTGCCGATGCCGGGTTATCAGGTCGATGTGGTTGATGAAGCGGCGCGTCCTGTGGCGCCGAACACCATGGGCTCCATTGTCATCAAGCTGCCGATGCCGCCCGCCTGTCTGCCAACGCTGTGGCAGCAGGATGAGCGCTTTCGTGAAGCCTACCTCTCGGAGTTTCCCGGCTACTACAAAACCTCCGATGCCGGATACAAGGACGATGATGGCTATATTTTTGTGATGGGCCGCACTGATGACATCATCAATGTCGCGGGCCATCGTCTCTCCACCGGCGGCATGGAGGAAGTCCTCGCTTCGCATGCGGATGTCGCCGAATGCGCGGTGCTAGGCATCAAGGATGCGGTCAAGGGCGAGGTGCCGTGTGGCTTCCTGGTTTTGAAAGCGGGCGTGACACGGCCAGTCGCGGATGTTGAGAAGGAAATCGTCGCGCTGGTGCGCGAGCGGATCGGTCCCGTGGCCGCGTTCAAGCTTGCAATCACCGTAACGCGTTTGCCGAAAACGCGGTCGGGCAAAATCCTGCGCGGTACCATCAAGAAGATCGCTGACGGCGATCCATGGACCATGCCCGCTACCATTGAGGACCCGATGGTGTTGGAGGAAATCAAGACCGCGTTGCGGGGGCGCGTCTAG
- a CDS encoding hypothetical protein (product_source=Hypo-rule applied; cath_funfam=3.30.230.10; pfam=PF20104; superfamily=54211), whose product MNEDVFNTSLRKFLKTVGVTSQREIEKAVREALASGLLKGNETLPAKMVLTVGEVSLSFTVNGDIALE is encoded by the coding sequence ATGAATGAAGACGTGTTCAACACCAGTCTGCGAAAATTTCTCAAGACTGTGGGCGTGACCAGCCAACGCGAAATCGAGAAAGCAGTGCGAGAGGCACTGGCCAGTGGACTCCTGAAAGGCAACGAAACGCTGCCTGCCAAGATGGTGCTCACGGTTGGAGAAGTTTCGTTGTCGTTCACCGTCAATGGCGATATTGCACTCGAATAG
- a CDS encoding hypothetical protein (product_source=Hypo-rule applied) → MRKEKPRFAFVLATTGLLLAGCAQFERQAAPVATVDDDAYCRANGGEPGSSAYVSCRKDRDVAASRAASGGSGIERAHRNLAEDMLNNRR, encoded by the coding sequence ATGCGTAAAGAAAAGCCGCGATTTGCCTTTGTGCTTGCCACCACCGGGTTGTTGTTAGCGGGGTGCGCACAATTCGAGCGGCAGGCCGCGCCAGTCGCCACGGTGGATGACGACGCATATTGCCGCGCCAATGGCGGTGAGCCGGGCTCGTCAGCTTACGTCTCCTGTCGCAAGGACCGGGATGTTGCGGCCAGCCGTGCCGCATCCGGCGGATCGGGCATCGAGCGCGCGCATCGCAATCTCGCCGAGGATATGCTGAACAACAGGCGGTGA